From Draconibacterium halophilum, one genomic window encodes:
- a CDS encoding adenosine kinase: MTKQNIPAVLGMGNALVDVISVLESDTLLENFGLPRGSMTLVDANQSKIIFDATYSENSELATGGSVANSIRALANLGGNAGYMGKIGRDELGDLFRNDFEKRGVKTHLFQSENATGRVMGLVSPDSERTMATYLGAAAEMLPGEVTEELFQGYQYVYIEGYLVFNHDLIKACAVAAKKAGVKIAVDLSSFNVVDANLDFLKDLIRDYVDIVFANEEEAKSYTGLDPEAALHEIAKGNKIAVVKVGKDGSMIKQGDTVARVGVIPAKALDTTGAGDAYAAGFFYGLTKGYDLEKCGMIAALVSGKVVEVMGPNLPDEQWPELLAEIEKIVG; the protein is encoded by the coding sequence ATGACAAAACAAAATATTCCTGCAGTACTGGGCATGGGCAATGCTTTGGTTGATGTGATCTCGGTTTTGGAAAGCGATACGCTACTCGAAAATTTTGGCTTGCCACGCGGCAGTATGACACTGGTTGACGCCAATCAGTCGAAAATAATATTCGATGCCACTTATTCTGAAAACAGCGAGCTGGCTACCGGAGGATCGGTTGCCAATTCTATTCGCGCTTTGGCTAACCTTGGCGGCAATGCCGGTTATATGGGAAAAATTGGCCGCGATGAATTGGGCGATCTTTTTCGCAACGACTTCGAAAAACGAGGTGTAAAAACACACTTATTCCAGAGTGAAAATGCTACCGGAAGAGTAATGGGTCTGGTAAGTCCCGACTCCGAGCGTACCATGGCAACTTACCTGGGTGCCGCTGCCGAAATGCTTCCAGGGGAAGTTACGGAGGAATTGTTTCAGGGCTACCAATATGTTTACATCGAAGGGTATTTGGTTTTTAATCACGACCTGATAAAAGCTTGTGCGGTGGCTGCAAAAAAAGCCGGTGTAAAAATCGCTGTCGATCTGTCGAGCTTTAATGTGGTAGACGCCAATCTCGATTTTCTGAAAGACCTGATCAGGGATTATGTCGACATTGTTTTTGCCAACGAAGAGGAAGCCAAATCATACACCGGACTGGATCCGGAAGCGGCCTTACACGAAATCGCTAAAGGCAATAAAATTGCGGTTGTAAAAGTGGGTAAAGATGGCTCGATGATAAAACAAGGCGATACCGTGGCTCGTGTTGGTGTTATTCCTGCCAAAGCACTGGATACCACAGGTGCCGGCGATGCTTATGCCGCCGGATTTTTCTATGGGCTTACAAAAGGCTACGACCTGGAGAAATGTGGAATGATTGCCGCACTCGTTTCAGGAAAAGTAGTGGAAGTGATGGGGCCAAACCTGCCCGATGAACAGTGGCCGGAATTACTAGCTGAAATTGAAAAGATTGTTGGCTAA
- the fmt gene encoding methionyl-tRNA formyltransferase, translated as MQGKDLRIVFMGTPDFAVASLQALVEGGYNVVGVITAPDKPAGRGKKLHQSAVKKYATEQELTVLQPEKLKNPEFLGNLKALDADLQVIVAFRMLPEVVWDMPRLGTFNLHGSLLPNYRGAAPLNWAIINGETKTGVTTFLLDHEIDTGKILFRKEIDIWENDTVGSVHDTLMDIGAKLVVKTVDALAAGNYDAISQEEIVEEGEAIKHAPKIFKEDCKIDWSADVETVRNLIRGLSPYPAAWSTLRHKESGKEIATKIFMAMRVEDNKHTAPGTLESDGKNFIKVACTNGWLQITDLQIAGKKRMKVQDFLRGFQQIGEYTFL; from the coding sequence ATGCAAGGAAAAGACCTGAGAATAGTTTTTATGGGAACGCCCGATTTTGCAGTAGCCAGTTTACAGGCCCTGGTTGAAGGCGGGTACAATGTAGTTGGCGTAATTACAGCCCCCGACAAACCGGCAGGACGCGGAAAAAAGCTTCATCAATCGGCAGTAAAGAAATATGCCACCGAGCAAGAATTGACTGTTTTGCAACCCGAGAAGTTGAAGAATCCGGAGTTCCTGGGCAACCTAAAAGCTTTAGACGCCGATCTTCAAGTGATTGTAGCTTTTAGGATGTTGCCTGAGGTGGTTTGGGATATGCCCCGTCTTGGGACTTTTAACCTGCACGGATCGTTGCTGCCCAACTACCGTGGTGCCGCCCCGTTAAATTGGGCAATTATTAATGGCGAAACAAAAACCGGTGTAACTACTTTTTTACTCGATCATGAGATTGATACGGGCAAAATTCTTTTCCGTAAAGAAATTGACATTTGGGAAAACGACACCGTTGGTTCCGTTCACGATACGCTGATGGATATTGGTGCCAAACTGGTTGTTAAAACCGTTGATGCGCTGGCCGCCGGAAATTACGATGCTATTTCGCAGGAAGAGATTGTTGAAGAGGGAGAAGCGATTAAACATGCACCGAAGATTTTCAAGGAAGATTGCAAAATCGACTGGTCGGCAGATGTGGAGACGGTTCGTAATCTTATTCGGGGCCTTTCGCCTTACCCGGCAGCGTGGAGTACACTTCGCCATAAAGAGTCGGGGAAAGAAATTGCCACTAAAATTTTTATGGCCATGCGTGTTGAGGACAACAAACACACGGCTCCGGGAACCTTGGAAAGCGATGGGAAAAACTTTATAAAAGTAGCCTGCACCAACGGCTGGCTGCAAATTACCGATCTGCAGATTGCCGGTAAAAAAAGAATGAAAGTTCAGGACTTCCTTCGGGGATTTCAGCAGATTGGGGAGTATACTTTCCTTTAA
- a CDS encoding DUF6249 domain-containing protein, with amino-acid sequence MMPEVLVTIVVFFASYHIIKLVSTHLLKRKLIKAEQFDRVGILEEPKSENDESNRYPSLKWGLVALMTGIGFIIIEVMGLFNREMVKGYDAVLPMGILLVCISLGFLIYFFIMNGKAVKK; translated from the coding sequence ATGATGCCAGAAGTTTTAGTAACAATTGTAGTATTTTTTGCAAGTTATCACATTATCAAACTTGTTTCAACTCATCTTTTAAAACGAAAGTTGATTAAAGCTGAGCAGTTCGATAGAGTAGGAATTTTGGAAGAGCCAAAAAGCGAAAATGATGAATCGAATCGTTACCCATCATTGAAATGGGGATTGGTAGCTTTAATGACCGGTATAGGGTTTATCATCATCGAAGTAATGGGTTTGTTTAACCGCGAAATGGTGAAAGGATACGATGCCGTACTTCCCATGGGAATATTATTGGTGTGTATATCGCTCGGATTTTTAATCTATTTCTTTATTATGAACGGGAAAGCCGTGAAGAAATAG
- a CDS encoding O-antigen ligase family protein: MPQKAVIRIALFYLISIGFILLNLWFVVEKHMLYANVLPLVFVIVLLAVYSFDKVVYLIAFLAPLSIPLREYLPGIGFDMYIPTEPLLFGLLLLFILKIIQTRQFDRKILLHPVSLAVYLNLFWILITSVTSTMPLVSFKFLLMRIWFVVGLYLLTAKIFKDGKNMEKYVWLYVIPLMLVIFYSTYRHLGYGLWDKQAAHFVVSPFYRDHTSYGAATALYIPFLVMFIFSKKYSKNIRLLAAAALTIVTLGFLLSYSRAAWLSIIIAFGVWTIIKLRIRFKPLFITLVSVIVLFLTFQSQILMKLEQNSEESSANFMTHISSMSNISSDASNLERINRWSSALRMFADKPVVGYGPGTYMFKYARYQLSKDRTIISTNSADGGNAHSEYLGPMAESGVLGLATYLLIIILVIYTAVNTYTRLTDYRLRSIILAALIGLVTYYIHGFLNNFLDTDKISVPFWGFTAMIVAIDIISKQQGKDVEIKQSSQ; the protein is encoded by the coding sequence GTGCCACAAAAAGCGGTTATACGAATAGCACTTTTCTATCTCATTTCCATTGGTTTTATTCTACTTAACCTTTGGTTTGTGGTTGAAAAACATATGCTGTATGCCAATGTGCTTCCACTGGTGTTTGTGATCGTTTTACTGGCCGTATATTCATTTGATAAAGTTGTTTACCTCATCGCTTTTCTGGCTCCGCTATCCATTCCACTGCGTGAGTATTTGCCCGGAATCGGTTTCGATATGTACATCCCTACCGAGCCGCTGCTTTTTGGATTGCTTCTGCTTTTTATCCTAAAAATTATTCAAACACGGCAATTCGACCGGAAAATATTACTACATCCAGTGTCGCTGGCTGTTTATCTAAATTTGTTTTGGATTTTAATAACAAGTGTAACCAGCACTATGCCACTGGTTTCGTTTAAGTTTTTGCTCATGCGCATTTGGTTTGTGGTTGGTCTTTACCTACTCACCGCCAAAATCTTTAAAGACGGCAAAAACATGGAAAAATACGTTTGGCTGTATGTTATTCCATTAATGCTGGTCATTTTTTATTCTACTTATCGTCATCTGGGTTACGGTTTATGGGACAAGCAGGCTGCACACTTTGTGGTTTCACCATTTTACCGCGATCACACTTCGTACGGAGCTGCAACGGCCCTTTATATCCCTTTTTTGGTGATGTTTATTTTTAGTAAAAAGTATTCAAAAAATATCAGGTTGTTAGCTGCCGCTGCACTTACCATTGTTACGCTGGGATTTTTGTTATCCTACAGTCGTGCCGCCTGGTTGAGTATTATTATTGCATTTGGCGTTTGGACCATCATAAAATTACGTATCCGCTTTAAGCCACTTTTTATCACTTTGGTTTCGGTAATTGTTTTGTTCCTCACCTTCCAATCGCAAATTTTAATGAAACTGGAGCAAAACTCCGAAGAGTCGTCGGCTAATTTTATGACGCACATTTCGTCAATGTCGAATATCAGTTCCGATGCATCGAACCTGGAGCGCATTAACCGCTGGAGTTCTGCGCTGCGTATGTTTGCCGACAAGCCGGTGGTTGGATACGGGCCGGGAACCTATATGTTTAAATATGCCCGCTATCAGTTAAGTAAAGACCGCACAATTATAAGTACCAACTCGGCCGATGGCGGAAATGCACACAGCGAATACCTCGGTCCCATGGCCGAGTCGGGCGTGCTTGGCTTAGCAACTTATTTGCTGATAATTATTCTGGTGATTTATACAGCCGTTAACACCTATACCCGATTAACAGATTACCGGCTACGATCGATTATTCTGGCTGCACTAATCGGGCTTGTAACTTATTACATTCATGGATTTTTGAATAATTTCCTTGATACAGATAAAATTTCAGTACCGTTTTGGGGATTCACGGCAATGATTGTTGCTATTGATATTATTTCGAAGCAGCAGGGAAAAGATGTAGAAATAAAACAGTCTTCACAATAA
- a CDS encoding CvpA family protein, which translates to MNYIDIVLGILLLLAAINGFSKGLIAEVASIAALILGIWGAIKFSHITTDFLIENFNMHSEHMNIISFVITFVIIVILVHIVGSTVSKLAETVLLGFANKLAGLIFGVLKSALILSIILVVFDKIDDDVRILSREAKQNSRMYEPIRSLAPSIFPFIEGWEIDLKDNPDYEHVV; encoded by the coding sequence ATGAATTACATCGATATTGTTTTAGGCATTTTGTTGTTACTGGCAGCAATAAATGGTTTTAGTAAAGGGCTAATTGCTGAGGTAGCATCAATTGCTGCACTAATTCTTGGGATTTGGGGAGCTATTAAGTTTTCGCACATTACCACCGATTTTCTGATCGAGAACTTTAATATGCACTCGGAACACATGAACATCATTTCGTTTGTAATAACCTTCGTGATCATTGTTATATTGGTACACATAGTTGGCAGCACGGTGAGCAAATTAGCCGAAACTGTTTTGCTGGGTTTCGCCAATAAACTGGCCGGGTTAATTTTTGGAGTGTTAAAGTCGGCACTGATTTTAAGTATTATTTTGGTTGTTTTTGATAAGATCGACGATGATGTGCGTATCCTTTCGCGCGAAGCCAAACAAAATTCAAGAATGTATGAACCCATTCGATCGTTGGCTCCATCAATTTTCCCGTTTATAGAAGGATGGGAAATTGATTTGAAAGATAATCCGGACTATGAGCATGTGGTATAA
- a CDS encoding DUF5522 domain-containing protein, which produces MGYFDDLFPDRYEDELKEGKDYYMENGYRVMTESYLTNRGYCCANGCRHCPYWPKAQKGNTKLRKK; this is translated from the coding sequence ATGGGATATTTCGATGACCTTTTTCCTGACCGATACGAGGATGAATTAAAGGAGGGGAAAGATTATTACATGGAAAATGGCTACCGGGTAATGACTGAATCTTACCTGACAAACCGCGGCTACTGTTGTGCCAACGGATGCCGCCACTGCCCTTACTGGCCAAAGGCACAAAAAGGAAATACCAAGCTCAGAAAAAAATAG
- a CDS encoding GH3 auxin-responsive promoter family protein produces MPLLNSVIKWVNIKRNYQIQYYREYPHEIQNETLFSLLKRAKDTEWGKAHNFENITSHEAFKKAIPLQTYDDVKPYIDRLRQGEKNVLWPGEVKWFAKSSGTTSDKSKFIPVTEEALEDCHLRGPKDVFAQYITAHPDSKVLRGKILTLGGSHQVSSFNDTSFHGDLSAIMIENEPFWSDLFRTPTAEIALIEEFEEKVEKIIDTTLDQNVTAFAGVPSWYLVLFKRILEKTGKSNLLEVWPNLEVFAHGGVNFEPYREQYRKIIPSAQMHYVDTYNASEGFFAIQDSEHQDDMLLMLDYGIYYEFIPMSEFGIKNPTVINLEDVELDENYALVISTNAGLWRYVIGDTIKFTCKYPFKIKVTGRTKHFINAFGEELIIDNAEQALKIACQHTGAIVNEYTAGPVFIDDDQKGAHQWIIEFAKAPKDIDHFNQILDNSLKTLNSDYEAKRHKNMTLEMLHLTVAPKGTFYNWMKQRGKVGGQNKIPRLANNRKYLDELMNILGADR; encoded by the coding sequence ATGCCTCTACTAAATTCAGTTATTAAGTGGGTAAATATAAAACGCAACTACCAAATCCAATATTACCGCGAATATCCACATGAAATTCAAAACGAAACTTTATTCAGCCTCCTCAAAAGAGCAAAAGATACTGAATGGGGCAAAGCGCATAATTTTGAAAATATTACATCGCACGAAGCGTTTAAAAAGGCCATCCCTTTGCAAACCTACGACGATGTAAAACCCTATATCGACCGGTTGCGCCAGGGAGAAAAAAACGTGCTTTGGCCGGGTGAAGTAAAATGGTTTGCCAAATCGAGTGGTACCACCAGCGATAAAAGCAAGTTTATTCCGGTTACAGAGGAGGCATTGGAAGATTGTCATTTGCGCGGTCCTAAAGATGTTTTTGCTCAGTACATTACCGCACATCCCGATTCGAAGGTTTTAAGAGGGAAAATACTGACTTTGGGAGGTAGCCACCAGGTAAGTAGTTTTAATGACACTTCCTTTCATGGCGATTTGTCGGCAATAATGATCGAGAACGAACCGTTTTGGTCGGACCTGTTTAGAACACCAACGGCAGAGATTGCCCTGATTGAAGAATTTGAAGAAAAAGTAGAAAAGATAATCGATACCACCCTCGACCAGAATGTTACAGCTTTTGCAGGCGTTCCGTCGTGGTACCTGGTACTTTTTAAACGTATACTGGAAAAAACCGGCAAATCGAACCTCTTGGAAGTGTGGCCTAACCTTGAGGTATTTGCCCATGGCGGCGTAAATTTTGAGCCGTATCGCGAGCAATACCGAAAAATTATCCCTTCGGCACAAATGCACTATGTTGATACATATAATGCTTCGGAAGGATTTTTTGCAATACAAGACAGCGAACACCAGGACGATATGTTGCTGATGCTCGACTACGGTATTTACTACGAATTTATTCCCATGTCGGAATTTGGCATTAAAAATCCCACTGTAATCAATCTTGAAGATGTTGAGCTGGATGAAAATTATGCCCTGGTAATTTCTACCAATGCCGGTTTGTGGCGTTATGTAATTGGCGATACCATAAAATTTACCTGCAAATACCCGTTTAAAATTAAAGTAACCGGACGTACCAAACATTTTATTAATGCCTTTGGCGAGGAGCTTATTATCGACAATGCTGAACAAGCCCTAAAAATTGCCTGCCAGCACACCGGAGCAATTGTGAACGAATACACAGCAGGGCCGGTATTTATTGACGACGACCAAAAGGGAGCGCACCAGTGGATTATTGAATTTGCAAAAGCGCCAAAAGACATCGATCATTTTAATCAGATACTGGACAATTCGTTAAAGACACTGAACTCGGACTACGAAGCCAAACGCCATAAAAATATGACACTTGAAATGCTGCATCTTACGGTTGCCCCAAAAGGCACTTTCTACAACTGGATGAAACAACGCGGCAAGGTTGGCGGGCAAAACAAAATTCCGCGCCTGGCCAATAACCGAAAATATCTGGATGAACTTATGAACATTCTGGGGGCCGACAGGTAA
- a CDS encoding DUF3667 domain-containing protein: protein MWYKLKERFKSKENSAGLINIDCLNCGTTFSGHYCPNCGQAVREYDKPFGFIFYNFMGDFFAFDTRFFKTLFALIARPGFLTKEYFAGRRVRYTPPFRIFVFVSFILFFLLQIVTNRGLSTILDSDLKDSKVSLDSSSVVAADSVFNEVNKELSPQDKQALDDVLDKANIRLDSVGIGKAANEIDLGSWGGARNIRLALNKQADKMQEELEDETDPEKRAELQENIRLLRSPEATMAKILKYISYAFFLLLPLFAMILKLIYIRRKHNYMRHLVFSFHIHSFIFLVITFLIGLQLLFEDNTGTISGMLILSIPVYIIIAIKKFYGQSLGKVVLKFFALTFIYNIVFITVILLASLDAINML, encoded by the coding sequence ATGTGGTATAAATTGAAAGAGCGTTTTAAGTCGAAAGAAAATTCTGCCGGGCTCATTAATATTGATTGTTTAAATTGCGGAACAACATTTTCGGGGCATTATTGCCCTAATTGTGGTCAGGCAGTCAGAGAATACGATAAACCCTTTGGTTTTATTTTTTACAATTTCATGGGCGATTTTTTTGCTTTCGACACACGCTTTTTTAAAACCCTTTTTGCTTTGATTGCCCGCCCCGGATTTCTTACCAAAGAATATTTTGCCGGACGCAGAGTACGTTACACTCCACCATTTCGCATTTTTGTTTTCGTCAGTTTTATTCTCTTCTTTTTGTTACAAATCGTTACCAATCGTGGACTGTCAACAATTTTAGATTCAGATTTGAAAGACTCAAAAGTTAGTCTCGATTCGAGTTCAGTCGTCGCAGCGGATTCTGTCTTTAACGAGGTAAACAAAGAGCTTTCTCCACAGGATAAGCAGGCATTGGACGATGTGTTAGATAAGGCAAATATTCGATTAGATAGTGTTGGTATTGGCAAAGCAGCAAATGAGATAGATTTGGGAAGTTGGGGAGGTGCGCGTAACATAAGGCTGGCACTGAATAAACAAGCCGATAAAATGCAGGAGGAGTTGGAAGATGAAACCGATCCGGAAAAACGTGCCGAATTACAGGAAAATATTCGGTTGTTGCGCTCTCCCGAAGCAACCATGGCCAAAATACTCAAATATATTTCGTATGCATTTTTCCTGTTGCTGCCATTATTTGCAATGATCTTAAAGCTGATATACATTCGGCGAAAGCACAATTACATGCGTCACCTGGTATTCTCCTTTCATATCCATTCCTTTATTTTTTTAGTGATAACCTTCCTGATCGGTTTGCAGCTTTTATTTGAGGACAATACCGGAACAATTAGCGGTATGCTAATATTATCTATTCCGGTTTACATTATAATAGCCATCAAAAAATTTTACGGACAGTCGCTGGGTAAAGTGGTGCTAAAGTTTTTCGCGCTCACGTTTATTTATAACATTGTTTTTATCACAGTAATACTACTTGCTTCTCTGGATGCTATTAATATGCTCTGA
- a CDS encoding glycoside hydrolase family 3 C-terminal domain-containing protein — MNFKITIVMLLAVLLGACTQKSPQTKSFTSSLLQYDEQIDGIISQMTLDEKVNMMHGKFMFVSAGVERLGIADIVYADGPFGIREEMEPKSWAPLGWENDKATFFPTGSALAATWSPELAYAYGTGMAKEARLRGKDVILGPAINIQRIPTGGRTYEYMSEDPFLSSQLAVQYTKGAQDNGVAACLKHYALNNQENNRGTVNVIIGERAMREIYLPPFKAAVREADAYSVMSAYNKVNGWWCAENDVLLNQILRDEWGFGGFVVSDWNGTHSTVESVKHGLNVEMPDSKYLGEALLDSVKAGAVSEEVIDQRVREILRVRLAIDPIPAEEANQVVTSQPESQQIAYEMACKSVVLLKNEGILPLDLSKKPLIAVIGENAVREMGSGGIGAGVKTLYEVTPLEGLKNKIGDKAEIQYAQGYVPVELDYARIFGAKSQEDIDREDKEKAILNKKLNKEAVALAAKADIVLFIGGDNRAVETEANDRENIFLPSGQDDLVNQISAVNKNIVTVLVSGAPNDLNTVKPVSKALLQSWFNGTEGGNALADILIGNISPSGRLPFTLPIKLEDSPAYALGNYPQGTKKGDIFVDLVDEKESEAHAADGNRENDPNTAYYSEESLVGYRWFDTKNKPVMYPFGYGLSYTDFSYADLNTTQESYGADETISLSFNLSNTGGMAAEEVVQVYVHRINPSVEWPFKELKAFTRVELDPGKSKSVTLRIPVEDLQYWNEENQAWDNDLCDIDLLVGASSGDIRLKKQISLK; from the coding sequence ATGAACTTCAAGATCACGATTGTCATGCTTCTTGCAGTATTGCTTGGGGCATGTACACAAAAATCTCCACAAACAAAATCTTTTACCTCATCGTTACTTCAGTACGATGAACAAATTGACGGTATCATTTCGCAAATGACACTGGATGAAAAAGTAAACATGATGCACGGAAAATTCATGTTTGTATCGGCCGGCGTTGAGCGCCTGGGTATTGCCGACATAGTTTATGCTGATGGGCCGTTTGGTATTCGTGAGGAAATGGAACCCAAAAGCTGGGCTCCGCTTGGCTGGGAAAACGACAAAGCCACTTTCTTCCCTACCGGGTCGGCACTGGCAGCTACCTGGAGTCCGGAGCTGGCTTATGCCTACGGAACAGGAATGGCCAAAGAAGCCCGCTTGCGGGGTAAAGATGTAATTCTGGGGCCAGCCATTAATATTCAGCGAATTCCTACAGGTGGACGTACTTACGAGTACATGAGCGAGGATCCATTCCTGAGCTCGCAACTGGCAGTACAATACACAAAAGGAGCGCAAGACAATGGCGTTGCAGCCTGTTTAAAACACTATGCTTTGAACAACCAGGAGAACAACCGGGGAACCGTTAACGTGATTATTGGCGAGCGTGCCATGCGCGAGATTTACCTGCCACCTTTTAAAGCAGCTGTGCGGGAAGCAGATGCGTACAGTGTAATGTCGGCTTACAACAAAGTAAACGGTTGGTGGTGTGCCGAGAACGATGTGCTGCTGAACCAGATTCTTCGCGACGAATGGGGCTTCGGCGGTTTTGTGGTGTCAGACTGGAATGGAACACACTCTACCGTGGAATCGGTAAAACACGGACTGAACGTTGAAATGCCCGACAGCAAATATTTGGGCGAAGCTTTGCTCGACTCGGTAAAAGCCGGTGCGGTTTCGGAAGAAGTAATCGACCAGCGTGTACGCGAAATTTTGCGTGTTCGTTTGGCAATTGATCCAATTCCGGCAGAAGAAGCTAACCAGGTGGTTACGTCGCAACCCGAAAGTCAGCAAATTGCTTATGAGATGGCTTGTAAATCGGTAGTTCTGCTGAAAAACGAAGGCATCCTTCCACTCGACTTAAGCAAAAAACCATTAATTGCTGTAATTGGCGAAAATGCTGTTCGCGAAATGGGAAGCGGCGGTATTGGTGCAGGCGTAAAAACGCTGTACGAGGTTACTCCGCTTGAAGGTCTGAAAAACAAAATTGGCGACAAAGCCGAAATTCAATATGCCCAGGGTTATGTTCCGGTGGAACTGGATTACGCGCGTATTTTCGGGGCCAAATCGCAGGAGGATATTGACCGCGAGGATAAAGAGAAAGCAATTCTGAACAAAAAATTAAATAAAGAGGCAGTTGCACTGGCCGCCAAAGCCGATATTGTGCTTTTTATTGGTGGCGACAACCGTGCTGTGGAAACCGAAGCCAACGACCGCGAAAACATCTTCCTGCCATCGGGACAGGATGATTTGGTGAATCAAATAAGTGCAGTAAACAAGAATATAGTTACCGTCCTGGTAAGCGGTGCGCCCAACGACCTGAACACCGTAAAACCGGTATCGAAAGCCTTGTTGCAATCGTGGTTTAACGGTACCGAAGGTGGAAATGCACTGGCTGACATTTTGATTGGTAATATTTCGCCAAGCGGACGTTTGCCATTTACACTGCCCATTAAACTCGAAGATTCGCCGGCTTACGCGCTGGGCAACTACCCGCAAGGGACCAAAAAAGGTGATATTTTTGTTGACCTTGTTGACGAGAAAGAATCGGAAGCACACGCAGCCGACGGCAACCGGGAGAACGACCCGAACACAGCTTACTATTCAGAAGAATCGCTGGTGGGCTACCGCTGGTTCGATACTAAAAACAAACCGGTAATGTATCCGTTTGGTTACGGTTTATCGTACACCGATTTTAGCTATGCCGATTTGAATACGACACAGGAAAGTTATGGTGCTGACGAAACCATCTCGCTGTCGTTTAACCTGAGTAACACAGGCGGTATGGCTGCCGAAGAAGTGGTTCAGGTGTATGTACACCGCATTAATCCATCGGTTGAATGGCCGTTTAAAGAACTGAAAGCTTTTACCCGCGTAGAACTCGATCCGGGCAAAAGCAAAAGTGTAACACTGAGAATTCCGGTTGAAGACCTGCAATACTGGAACGAAGAAAACCAAGCATGGGACAACGACCTTTGCGATATTGATTTGCTGGTTGGTGCCTCATCTGGTGATATCCGTTTAAAGAAACAGATTTCGCTTAAATAA
- a CDS encoding deoxynucleoside kinase: MHIAIAGNIGAGKTTLSELLAKHYKWTPHYEDVDENPYLNDFYNDMQRWSFNLQIYFLNSRFKQIIDIRKSGKTIIQDRTIYEDAEIFAPNLHAMGLMGTRDFNNYKSLFDLMASLIQPPDLLIYLRASIPTLVNQIQKRGREYENSIRLDYLKQLNERYETWVNGYKMGKILVINVDDLDITTKPEDLSYIIDKIDAQIHGLF; encoded by the coding sequence ATGCACATTGCAATAGCGGGAAATATTGGTGCCGGAAAAACAACATTGAGCGAACTTTTGGCGAAACACTATAAATGGACCCCCCATTACGAAGACGTAGACGAAAATCCTTATTTGAATGATTTTTATAACGACATGCAGCGCTGGTCGTTTAACCTGCAGATTTATTTCCTGAACTCGCGTTTTAAGCAGATTATTGATATCCGCAAGTCGGGAAAAACAATTATACAAGACCGTACAATTTACGAGGATGCCGAGATTTTTGCTCCCAACCTGCATGCCATGGGACTGATGGGCACCCGCGACTTCAATAATTACAAATCGTTGTTCGACCTGATGGCTAGTCTTATTCAACCACCCGATTTGCTGATTTATTTACGCGCATCGATTCCTACGCTGGTTAACCAAATTCAGAAACGGGGCCGCGAGTATGAAAACTCCATCCGACTGGATTATTTAAAACAGCTGAACGAACGTTACGAGACTTGGGTTAATGGGTATAAAATGGGAAAAATACTGGTGATAAATGTTGATGACCTTGATATTACGACCAAACCTGAAGACCTGAGTTATATAATCGATAAAATTGATGCGCAGATACACGGGTTATTCTAA